The proteins below are encoded in one region of Blastocatellia bacterium:
- a CDS encoding porin family protein codes for MRLYHIHLIRVLCRAALALIFLLCASSIAQPCFAQDANRGEWVVAGYLGGAHTASSSLRISQPALGTNIEFDGVRYDGQSFDPPLYYGYRVGYFVPRISWLGVEAEFIHLKVFSDPQQRVQATGTHRGAFINRELPLGQIVQQYSVSHGVNLLLFNFVGRHRVDRGREHPRGRFILAGRFGIGPTFPHTESSIDGQSQQQYEVGRVGWQAAGGAEVHLWRGLYVLGEYKFTRTQQRGKIFAGKAQSLLRSHHGVFGFSYHF; via the coding sequence GTGCGGCTCTATCACATTCATCTCATCCGTGTTCTATGCAGAGCGGCGCTGGCACTGATCTTTCTGCTCTGCGCATCGTCCATCGCACAGCCGTGTTTTGCCCAAGATGCGAATCGAGGAGAATGGGTTGTTGCTGGCTATCTTGGGGGCGCGCACACGGCGTCTTCATCACTCCGCATTTCGCAACCGGCGCTGGGCACGAACATTGAGTTCGACGGCGTTCGGTATGACGGCCAGTCGTTCGATCCACCGCTTTACTACGGGTATCGAGTTGGCTACTTCGTGCCGCGAATCTCGTGGCTTGGCGTGGAGGCCGAGTTCATTCATTTGAAGGTCTTCTCTGACCCGCAGCAGCGCGTGCAGGCCACAGGCACGCATCGTGGAGCGTTCATCAATCGTGAGCTGCCGTTGGGTCAGATCGTGCAGCAGTACTCTGTTTCACACGGGGTGAACCTTCTTCTCTTCAACTTCGTGGGTCGCCATCGCGTGGATCGCGGTCGGGAGCATCCTAGAGGCCGTTTCATCCTGGCCGGGCGGTTCGGCATCGGGCCTACTTTCCCTCACACCGAGAGCAGCATTGATGGTCAGTCGCAACAACAATATGAAGTGGGGCGCGTCGGTTGGCAGGCCGCGGGCGGCGCAGAGGTTCACCTGTGGCGCGGCCTATACGTGCTGGGAGAATACAAATTCACCCGGACGCAGCAGCGCGGAAAAATCTTCGCTGGCAAGGCCCAGTCGCTCCTGCGCTCACATCATGGAGTCTTCGGTTTCAGTTATCACTTTTGA
- a CDS encoding extracellular solute-binding protein, giving the protein MKALSRLIAVTLVLVAVCLGTSIAHVADEPLLLIRMPDEPPALTAPTEVDIRQFTSRHRALLHNTPDELLRDPSLARQVLGQQQIFEELAIFQAQHGVPVAVKFITWVDAFRYFTDYVSDASNPPVVAQLGDTWAAYFRWLGVMPYEQRHTWDVRVLWYWKDMVQADAISDEQGFIAACERLRASSPTLIAPLAIPTGLDWNLLHDLSVWLYNAGLPSLISVDKKFGLLPWREARFGGPQGERAAQFLIRLARHGYVALPEQLSTDVVEDFLARRYAMVILGPWATERAAQRLGPDWQQRIGLTLPPRIGAERATTVKGGSLLVVLDPSGGRYPAELERARRLVEFFVGPESQRRYTRALGALPGNPQALAQSPLAALFHSALEQAKTYPAMPEWAPIVENLATRDNLYAFWKRLSALTTVHSSANPTEQAAREKLILAALHSAEADINKELSPGRLAELWPWLAAVVLLAVVIAAGAVWHRRVERDRVAQLRQARDTLATLQRRMTSSSEVIAQDATPLSDSSTVATKGYPALYLDTVKRKVLLRKQASEPLEELIHGAEYELFRHILECLQVGWHETHWVWSYVIWPTAQPKYPKEAFATHCTKLRKKIENVWALGSMLGRGSHRGGAIPIQVRDVHFYTTAQPENGAHPVWTLFETVERAFVAFKSQRWDELCNLLEHLLQIDQDNWSAHMLIGHLIVHGHLDIEHRLARQALEFIQKQRDCYEHAVERINQLSPDKLNPEQADRLRARRDSLQRLIDQLPPMLMLTSPPVARKPWRTRQQLAAWASYLSGDASALPEEETKVLKSIKRFVQQRLHWSPLQETDERFRELIQDMALDTSRWPDERLPVSEKAFKYQALDHVLAGVLHLSDDAQSRSATKAQNLRKLWSARASLRQQLSDEPTLEQLAEACRQRYGWTRAAVDQLLSLEQSARPQRWIESWWLDEDADDENHADADSERSRLF; this is encoded by the coding sequence ATGAAGGCGCTGAGCAGACTGATTGCAGTGACGTTGGTATTGGTGGCGGTCTGTTTGGGCACCTCTATCGCTCATGTCGCTGATGAGCCATTGCTGCTGATTCGCATGCCGGATGAACCGCCGGCGTTGACAGCGCCGACAGAAGTTGACATCCGACAATTCACCAGTCGGCATCGCGCTTTGCTGCACAACACGCCGGATGAGCTGCTGAGAGACCCGTCACTAGCACGTCAGGTGCTCGGTCAACAGCAGATCTTCGAGGAATTGGCCATCTTTCAGGCTCAACACGGTGTGCCTGTCGCTGTCAAATTCATCACGTGGGTGGACGCCTTCCGCTACTTCACCGATTACGTCTCAGATGCCAGCAATCCGCCTGTCGTGGCGCAACTGGGTGACACCTGGGCGGCTTACTTCCGCTGGCTCGGCGTCATGCCCTACGAGCAACGACACACCTGGGACGTGCGCGTCCTGTGGTACTGGAAGGACATGGTGCAGGCTGACGCCATTAGCGATGAGCAGGGATTCATTGCCGCCTGTGAACGCTTACGGGCGAGCTCGCCAACATTGATTGCGCCGCTGGCGATTCCCACAGGGCTGGATTGGAATTTGCTTCATGACTTGTCTGTCTGGCTCTACAACGCGGGCTTGCCTTCACTGATCTCGGTAGACAAAAAATTTGGGCTGCTGCCCTGGCGGGAAGCGCGGTTTGGCGGCCCGCAAGGCGAACGTGCGGCGCAATTCTTGATCCGGCTGGCGCGGCACGGCTACGTCGCGTTGCCCGAACAACTGAGCACGGATGTGGTCGAAGATTTTCTGGCGCGACGCTACGCGATGGTCATCCTTGGACCGTGGGCGACGGAGCGGGCGGCTCAACGCTTAGGGCCTGACTGGCAACAGCGCATCGGCCTGACGCTTCCGCCGAGGATCGGCGCCGAGCGAGCGACGACTGTTAAGGGCGGCTCGCTCCTGGTTGTGTTGGACCCCAGCGGTGGTCGTTACCCGGCCGAGCTGGAACGCGCCCGCCGGTTGGTCGAATTTTTTGTCGGGCCGGAAAGTCAACGGCGCTACACGCGCGCGCTGGGCGCCTTACCCGGCAATCCGCAGGCACTGGCTCAATCACCGTTAGCCGCCTTATTTCACTCGGCGCTCGAGCAGGCAAAAACCTATCCGGCAATGCCGGAGTGGGCGCCGATCGTGGAGAATCTGGCGACGCGCGATAACCTCTATGCTTTCTGGAAACGATTGTCGGCGCTGACGACTGTCCATTCCTCGGCCAACCCGACCGAGCAAGCAGCGCGCGAAAAGCTGATCCTGGCCGCGCTCCATTCGGCTGAAGCCGACATCAACAAGGAACTCTCGCCGGGCCGGCTGGCAGAGCTGTGGCCGTGGTTGGCGGCTGTAGTGCTGCTGGCTGTGGTGATCGCCGCTGGCGCTGTTTGGCATCGGCGCGTCGAACGAGACCGCGTCGCTCAACTGCGCCAAGCCCGCGACACATTGGCGACACTGCAACGCCGCATGACCTCATCCAGTGAGGTCATCGCTCAGGATGCAACGCCGTTGTCTGATTCATCCACAGTTGCCACCAAAGGATATCCGGCGCTCTATCTTGACACGGTCAAACGCAAAGTGCTACTGCGCAAGCAGGCGTCAGAGCCGCTTGAAGAGTTGATCCACGGCGCCGAATACGAGTTGTTCCGACACATTCTCGAATGCTTGCAAGTGGGTTGGCACGAAACGCACTGGGTGTGGAGCTATGTGATCTGGCCAACTGCTCAGCCAAAATATCCGAAAGAAGCCTTCGCCACTCATTGCACGAAACTGCGCAAAAAGATCGAAAATGTCTGGGCGCTGGGCAGCATGTTGGGGCGTGGCTCACATCGGGGCGGAGCGATCCCCATTCAGGTGCGCGATGTTCATTTCTACACGACCGCCCAACCGGAAAACGGCGCTCATCCCGTGTGGACATTGTTTGAAACGGTTGAACGCGCGTTCGTCGCGTTCAAATCGCAACGCTGGGACGAGCTCTGCAACCTGCTTGAACACTTGCTGCAAATTGATCAGGACAACTGGTCTGCCCACATGCTCATCGGTCACCTGATCGTTCACGGCCATCTCGACATTGAGCATCGGCTGGCGCGCCAGGCTCTTGAATTCATTCAGAAACAACGCGACTGCTATGAACACGCTGTTGAACGGATCAACCAACTCTCGCCCGACAAACTCAATCCCGAACAGGCTGATCGCCTCCGCGCGCGGCGCGATAGCTTGCAACGCTTGATTGATCAATTGCCGCCGATGCTCATGCTGACCTCGCCCCCGGTGGCGCGAAAACCGTGGCGAACGCGCCAACAATTGGCTGCCTGGGCCAGTTATCTCAGCGGCGACGCGAGCGCCTTGCCAGAAGAGGAAACCAAGGTCCTCAAAAGTATCAAGCGATTCGTTCAGCAACGGCTTCATTGGAGCCCACTGCAAGAAACCGACGAGCGGTTCCGTGAGCTGATCCAAGATATGGCGCTGGACACATCGCGCTGGCCGGATGAACGACTGCCGGTTAGCGAAAAAGCGTTCAAGTATCAAGCGCTCGATCATGTTTTAGCTGGCGTCCTTCATCTCTCTGACGATGCGCAATCACGGTCTGCCACAAAAGCGCAAAATCTGCGGAAACTGTGGAGCGCGCGCGCCAGCTTACGTCAACAGCTCAGCGACGAGCCAACACTAGAGCAATTGGCCGAGGCGTGCCGGCAACGCTATGGATGGACGCGAGCCGCTGTTGACCAATTGCTCAGTTTGGAACAATCGGCTCGGCCGCAAAGGTGGATCGAGAGCTGGTGGTTGGATGAAGACGCCGATGATGAGAATCACGCTGACGCTGACTCGGAGCGCAGCAGGCTGTTCTAG
- a CDS encoding redoxin domain-containing protein produces MKLTVLLFVLVLTVMGLPARHTAQSKRSAQEYVEEINRLLFEAEAADINDLEADARRQRARTLAAQYAARVKAGNPTGADRLWLAYLYLFANDTERTIVALRELLDDKSLTEEYKQQARLLLVGRLSGLGRMDEAEAMLSAISASSFNVEEARTQAHEALTVAYTRQGQMEKAVRHQEQALADARQSGLIPRIWYTGVALAQLYVAMDRKADAVKLMDELKAYFERQMRLAGGEPWDAIETALEQVETTIAQLQLIDKPAPDIAPVKWIKETPTTLAALRGQVVALEFWAAWCPDCRQFIPELRNWHMRYSKSGLKILSLTRFYGFNGRETGKASEAEELAFLSKFKLGRNIPYGVAIDDGQKGFDAYHARSIPTLAIIDRAGRVRMIFTWHTNPALAEYMIKKLLAEAAPTQSNPEPKPPSE; encoded by the coding sequence ATGAAACTTACAGTCTTGTTGTTTGTTCTTGTATTGACCGTGATGGGCCTACCGGCTCGGCACACGGCTCAATCGAAGCGGTCGGCGCAAGAGTACGTCGAGGAAATCAACCGATTGCTATTTGAGGCCGAAGCGGCGGACATTAACGACCTTGAAGCCGATGCACGTCGTCAGCGCGCGCGCACGCTGGCCGCGCAATATGCAGCCAGAGTCAAAGCCGGCAACCCCACGGGCGCTGATCGGCTGTGGCTCGCTTATTTGTACCTTTTCGCTAACGACACCGAAAGAACCATCGTGGCGTTGCGCGAGCTACTGGACGATAAATCGCTCACCGAGGAATACAAGCAGCAAGCGCGACTCTTGTTGGTTGGGCGGCTCTCCGGGCTTGGACGGATGGACGAGGCCGAAGCTATGTTGTCGGCCATTTCTGCCAGCTCATTCAACGTGGAAGAGGCCCGCACACAAGCCCACGAAGCGCTGACGGTCGCCTACACGCGACAAGGCCAGATGGAGAAAGCCGTGCGCCACCAAGAACAGGCTCTGGCTGATGCCCGGCAATCGGGTCTGATTCCACGCATCTGGTACACCGGCGTGGCGCTCGCACAACTCTATGTAGCGATGGATCGCAAGGCCGACGCCGTTAAACTCATGGATGAGCTGAAAGCTTATTTCGAGCGGCAGATGCGACTGGCCGGCGGCGAGCCATGGGACGCGATCGAAACGGCGTTGGAACAAGTGGAAACAACGATCGCCCAGCTTCAGTTGATTGACAAACCGGCTCCCGACATCGCTCCGGTCAAATGGATTAAGGAAACGCCGACGACGCTGGCGGCGCTGCGTGGTCAGGTGGTCGCGCTAGAATTCTGGGCTGCCTGGTGTCCCGACTGCCGGCAGTTTATCCCGGAATTGCGCAATTGGCACATGCGCTACAGTAAGAGCGGCCTCAAGATTCTTTCTCTGACGCGCTTTTACGGATTCAATGGTCGTGAGACCGGCAAAGCCTCAGAGGCTGAAGAACTCGCCTTTCTCTCCAAATTCAAACTTGGCCGCAATATCCCTTACGGTGTGGCGATTGATGACGGTCAAAAAGGCTTCGACGCCTACCACGCGCGTTCGATTCCGACGCTCGCCATAATTGATCGCGCGGGCCGCGTGCGCATGATCTTCACGTGGCATACGAATCCGGCGTTGGCCGAATACATGATTAAGAAATTGCTAGCCGAAGCGGCGCCCACTCAAAGCAATCCCGAACCGAAGCCGCCATCGGAGTGA
- a CDS encoding 4a-hydroxytetrahydrobiopterin dehydratase, which produces MSELANKECVPCRGGVPPLTGPELKALLDQLNNGWQVIEEHHLEKEYRFKNFREALEFTNRIGALAEAQNHHPDIYLAWGKVKLMVWTHKINGLTESDFVWAAKADQVFSSLEQSGL; this is translated from the coding sequence ATGAGCGAATTAGCCAACAAAGAATGTGTGCCCTGCCGGGGTGGCGTGCCGCCCTTGACCGGCCCTGAACTGAAAGCGTTGCTCGATCAACTGAACAACGGTTGGCAGGTGATTGAAGAGCATCACCTGGAGAAAGAGTACAGGTTTAAGAATTTTCGTGAAGCACTCGAGTTCACCAATCGCATTGGCGCGTTGGCTGAAGCGCAGAATCATCACCCTGATATTTATCTGGCTTGGGGGAAAGTCAAGTTGATGGTTTGGACCCATAAGATCAACGGGCTGACCGAAAGCGATTTTGTATGGGCAGCCAAAGCTGACCAGGTCTTCTCATCGCTGGAGCAGAGCGGTTTGTGA
- a CDS encoding hydantoinase/oxoprolinase family protein: MTSKRIRIGIDTGGTFTDFVIVHDAQAQHFKLPSTPHDPAKAVLEGLARIRAMWPGAPFDIVHGSTIATNALLQRRGARTALVTTAGFEDVLEIGRQARPRLYDLNVDRPPPLVPAGLRFGARERIGPRGDVLIELQPAEIERLVAAVRKARVESLAICLLFSFVNPRHEQLIEKAMEALGLPISSSYRILPEYREYERTSTVVINAYVMPLAGRYLQRLLDGVRQLDAISQLDATARARRAERKGREGGVRLRVMQSSGGSMSAEAAAREPVRIVLSGPAGGVVGALAVARKSGFDRIITFDMGGTSTDVSLCVGRVQTTNEAQVADLPVAIPVIDIHTVGAGGGSIARLDAGGALRVGPESAGADPGPVCYGKGEAVTVTDANLILGRFGGRALLGGEMLLDDQRAASYMDAFAQAMSQATGRKISREQAALGIVNVANANMEGALRKISIERGYDPRDFTLVCFGGAGGLHVCALAQALRIRRIIVPLSPGTLSALGALLADVQKDYSQTVMLPGEQASQMQLERVFRRLESVGRKELASEGFHPDQVRVERACAVRYCGQSFELEIPWSHRWQRDFHQAHQIRYGYADPSRPTEIVSARIRCIGRVQKPRLKSYQADARQRPRPRYELVVVKDHAEPVAVYSRDDLPVGCRLKGPVIITEYSSTTFIPPEFALEVDRFKNMLIEQRLRFSS; encoded by the coding sequence ATGACGAGCAAACGGATCAGAATCGGCATTGACACGGGCGGTACGTTTACCGACTTTGTGATCGTTCATGATGCGCAGGCGCAGCATTTCAAGCTGCCGTCAACGCCTCATGATCCAGCCAAAGCGGTGCTAGAGGGCTTGGCCCGCATCCGAGCGATGTGGCCCGGTGCGCCATTCGATATTGTGCATGGCTCAACCATTGCCACCAATGCGTTGCTTCAGCGTCGCGGCGCGCGGACGGCGCTGGTCACGACTGCCGGATTTGAAGATGTCCTGGAGATTGGTCGGCAAGCGCGTCCGCGATTATACGATTTGAACGTGGATCGGCCGCCACCGCTGGTGCCGGCGGGATTGCGATTCGGCGCACGCGAACGCATCGGCCCACGTGGCGACGTGCTTATCGAATTACAGCCTGCGGAAATTGAGCGGCTAGTCGCTGCCGTGCGAAAAGCTCGCGTTGAGAGTCTAGCTATTTGTCTCTTGTTTTCATTCGTCAACCCGCGACATGAGCAATTGATCGAAAAGGCCATGGAGGCGCTCGGCTTGCCTATTTCATCCTCATATAGGATTTTGCCTGAGTATCGCGAGTATGAGCGCACGAGCACCGTTGTCATCAACGCCTATGTGATGCCGTTGGCCGGGCGCTATTTGCAGCGGTTGCTCGATGGCGTCAGGCAGCTTGACGCCATCAGTCAACTTGACGCCACGGCGCGCGCGCGACGAGCTGAACGAAAGGGGCGTGAGGGCGGCGTCAGGCTGCGTGTGATGCAGTCCAGTGGCGGTTCAATGTCTGCTGAGGCCGCGGCCCGCGAGCCGGTCCGCATTGTGTTATCGGGGCCGGCAGGCGGCGTCGTTGGCGCCTTGGCTGTGGCTCGCAAGAGCGGCTTTGACCGTATCATCACGTTTGACATGGGTGGAACCTCGACGGACGTATCGCTGTGCGTTGGGCGTGTACAGACGACCAATGAAGCGCAGGTGGCTGACTTGCCCGTCGCGATCCCGGTGATTGACATTCACACAGTCGGCGCTGGCGGTGGGTCTATTGCGCGATTGGATGCCGGCGGCGCGCTGCGGGTCGGGCCTGAAAGCGCCGGCGCTGATCCAGGACCTGTCTGTTACGGCAAGGGTGAAGCGGTGACGGTCACGGATGCGAATTTGATTCTCGGTCGCTTTGGCGGGCGCGCGTTGCTCGGCGGTGAGATGTTGCTTGATGACCAACGGGCCGCGTCATACATGGACGCATTTGCACAGGCTATGTCGCAGGCCACAGGCCGAAAGATCAGCCGCGAGCAGGCGGCGCTTGGCATTGTCAACGTAGCCAACGCGAACATGGAAGGGGCGCTGAGGAAAATTTCTATCGAGCGCGGCTATGACCCGCGTGACTTCACACTGGTGTGTTTTGGCGGCGCGGGTGGACTGCACGTGTGCGCGCTGGCGCAGGCGCTACGCATCCGTCGGATTATTGTCCCGTTGAGCCCAGGGACGCTCTCGGCGCTGGGCGCGCTGCTGGCCGATGTGCAGAAAGATTATTCGCAGACCGTGATGTTGCCAGGGGAGCAAGCCAGCCAGATGCAACTGGAGCGCGTCTTTCGACGACTGGAATCGGTTGGTCGCAAGGAATTAGCGTCGGAAGGTTTCCATCCCGATCAAGTCCGTGTCGAACGCGCCTGCGCCGTTCGATATTGCGGTCAGTCGTTCGAGCTGGAAATTCCCTGGAGCCACCGCTGGCAGCGCGATTTTCATCAGGCGCACCAAATTCGTTACGGCTATGCCGATCCATCTCGACCGACGGAGATCGTCTCGGCGCGAATTCGCTGCATCGGGCGCGTCCAGAAACCCCGACTGAAATCCTATCAAGCCGATGCGCGCCAGCGGCCACGACCACGCTATGAGTTGGTTGTGGTGAAAGACCATGCTGAACCAGTGGCCGTTTATTCGCGCGATGATTTGCCGGTCGGGTGCCGGTTGAAAGGCCCGGTCATCATCACCGAGTATAGCTCGACGACGTTCATCCCACCGGAATTCGCGCTTGAGGTGGATCGGTTCAAAAACATGCTCATTGAGCAACGGCTGCGCTTTTCTTCTTGA
- a CDS encoding twin-arginine translocase TatA/TatE family subunit, translating to MFGSLGTTEIIFILVIALIIFGPRKLPQLGRTIGESLAQFRRASEDFKRSWEQEITMEEKRLQSSASPASPRGAVSTEPSVTPTPAVHTETEEDPRFSA from the coding sequence ATGTTTGGTTCGTTGGGAACAACTGAAATCATCTTTATCCTCGTAATTGCGCTGATTATTTTCGGTCCGCGCAAGCTGCCACAACTGGGTCGCACGATTGGCGAGAGCCTCGCTCAGTTTCGCCGCGCATCGGAAGATTTCAAACGCTCCTGGGAGCAAGAGATCACCATGGAGGAAAAACGTCTTCAATCCTCCGCGTCGCCTGCTTCGCCGCGTGGCGCCGTGTCCACCGAACCGTCGGTGACGCCCACGCCGGCAGTTCACACCGAGACGGAGGAAGACCCGCGCTTCAGCGCCTGA
- the tatC gene encoding twin-arginine translocase subunit TatC has protein sequence MMSNRVSVPTDADEAAEELREGEMSLLDHLDELRRRLTYSAIAVAVFFVLSWTFAERLYHFLEKPVLEVLERVERTQLASVVRSTPVWSLQENDSVQYTFREESRLGDIPIPAGVTIPGTVQRRNGQLVVVTKEAWVVGQTVIPAGTPLPVQVQPARPSERLIISTVPGAFSLYIQVAFYAAIFFAMPFILYQAWAFVSPGLYKHEKRYALPFIFMGSIFFLLGAAFGYKIAFPRAAEWLLGLASGFRPLINAGEYFNLILIIMLGLGAVFQIPTITFFLARIGVVTPRKMVQPWRVVLVAIFVVAAVISPTGDIPNLLVFALPMILLYILSIGIAWLFGKPRQEELSS, from the coding sequence ATGATGAGCAACCGAGTGAGCGTGCCGACGGACGCGGATGAGGCAGCAGAGGAACTCCGCGAAGGTGAGATGTCGCTGCTCGATCATTTGGACGAGCTGCGCCGTCGGTTGACCTACTCTGCCATTGCGGTGGCAGTCTTCTTCGTCCTCAGTTGGACGTTTGCTGAGCGTCTCTATCACTTCTTAGAGAAGCCGGTGCTGGAAGTGTTGGAGCGAGTCGAACGTACTCAGTTGGCCAGTGTCGTTCGTTCGACACCCGTCTGGTCGTTGCAAGAGAACGATTCCGTTCAATACACGTTCCGTGAGGAGAGTCGGCTGGGCGATATTCCCATTCCGGCGGGCGTCACCATACCGGGCACAGTGCAACGCCGCAACGGCCAACTGGTAGTGGTGACCAAAGAAGCGTGGGTTGTCGGCCAAACCGTGATTCCGGCAGGAACGCCGCTGCCTGTTCAGGTCCAGCCAGCTCGACCCAGTGAACGATTGATTATTAGCACAGTGCCGGGCGCTTTCTCGTTGTACATTCAAGTAGCCTTTTATGCCGCCATCTTTTTCGCCATGCCATTCATCTTGTATCAAGCATGGGCATTCGTTTCACCGGGTCTTTACAAACACGAAAAGCGTTACGCGCTCCCGTTCATATTCATGGGTTCGATCTTTTTCCTCTTGGGCGCGGCCTTCGGCTACAAGATTGCCTTTCCTCGCGCTGCCGAGTGGTTGTTGGGATTGGCCAGTGGGTTTCGTCCGCTGATCAACGCTGGTGAATACTTCAATCTCATCCTGATCATCATGCTCGGTCTGGGCGCTGTGTTCCAAATTCCTACGATCACCTTTTTCTTGGCGCGGATCGGTGTGGTGACGCCGCGAAAGATGGTGCAGCCGTGGCGGGTCGTCTTAGTCGCCATCTTTGTTGTTGCTGCGGTGATCTCGCCGACCGGCGACATTCCGAATCTGTTGGTGTTCGCCCTCCCGATGATCCTGTTGTATATCCTGAGCATCGGGATTGCGTGGTTATTCGGCAAGCCGCGCCAGGAGGAGCTCTCCTCCTGA